A window of the Cynocephalus volans isolate mCynVol1 chromosome 10, mCynVol1.pri, whole genome shotgun sequence genome harbors these coding sequences:
- the ARHGAP35 gene encoding rho GTPase-activating protein 35 isoform X2 — MMMARKQDVRIPTYNISVVGLSGTEKEKGQCGIGKSCLCNRFVRPSADEFHLDHTSVLSTSDFGGRVVNNDHFLYWGEVSRSLEDCVECKMHIVEQTEFIDDQTFQPHRSTALQPYIKRAAATKLASAEKLMYFCTDQLGLEQDFEQKQMPDGKLLIDGFLLGIDVSRGMNRNFDDQLKFVSNLYNQLAKTKKPIVVVLTKCDEGVERYIRDAHTFALSKKNLQVVETSARSNVNVDLAFSTLVQLIDKSRGKTKIIPYFEALKQQSQQIATAKDKYEWLVSRIVKNHNENWQSVSRKMQASPEYQDYIYLEGTQKAKKLFLQHIHRLKHEHIERRRKLYLAALPLAFEALISNLDEIDHLSCIKAKKLLETKPEFLKWFVVLEETPWDATSHIDNMENERIPFDLMDTVPAEQLYEAHLEKLRNERKRAEMRRAFKENLETSPFITPGKPWEEARSFIMNEDFYQWLEESVYMDIYGKHQKQIIDKAKEEFQELLLEYSELFYELELDAKPSKEKMGVIQDVLGEEQRFKALQKLQAERDALILKHIHFVYHPTKETCPSCPACVDAKIEHLVSSRFIRPSDRNQKNSLSDPNIDRINLVILGKDGLARELANEIRALCTNDDKYVIDGKMYELSLRPIEGNVRLPVNSFQTPTFQPHGCLCLYNSKESLSYVVESIEKSRESTLGRRENHLVHLPLTLILVNKRGDTSGETLHSLIQQGQQIASKLQCVFLDPASAGIGYGRNINEKQISQVLKGLLDSKRNLNLVSSTASIKDLADVDLRIVMCLMCGDPFSADDILFPVLQSQTCKSSHCGSNNSVLLELPIGLHKKRIELSILSYHSSFSIRKSRLVHGYIVFYSAKRKASLAMLRAFLSEVQDIIPVQLVALTDGAIDVLDNDLSREQLTEGEEIAQDIDGRFTSIPCSQPQHKLEIFHPFFKDVVEKKNIIEATHMYDNAAEACSTTEEVFNSPRAGSPLCNSNLQDSEEDVEPPSYSLFREDTSLPSLSKDHSKLSMELEGNDGLSFIMSNFESKLNNKVPPPVKPKPPVHFEITKGDLSYLDQGHRDGQRKSVSSSPWLPQDGFDPSDYAEPMDAVVKPRNEEENIYSVPHDSTQGKIITIRNINKAQSNGSGNGSDSEMDTSSLERGRKVSIVSKPVLYRTRCTRLGRFASYRTSFSVGSDDELGPIRKKEEDQASQGYKGDNAVIPYETDEDPRRRNILRSLRRNTKKPKPKSRPSITKATWESNYFGVPLTTVVTPEKPIPVFIERCIEYIEATGLSTEGIYRVSGNKSEMESLQRQFDQDHNLDLAEKDFTVNTVAGAMKSFFSELPDPLVPYSMQIDLVEAHKSATTTR; from the coding sequence ATGATGATGGCAAGAAAGCAAGATGTCCGCATTCCCACCTACAACATCAGTGTGGTGGGATTGTCTGGGACAGAGAAGGAGAAGGGCCAGTGTGGCATTGGGAAGTCTTGTCTGTGCAACCGCTTTGTGCGCCCGAGTGCTGATGAGTTTCATTTGGACCATACCTCTGTCCTCAGCACCAGTGACTTTGGTGGGCGAGTGGTCAATAATGACCACTTTCTTTACTGGGGAGAAGTTAGCCGCTCCCTGGAGGATTGTGTGGAATGTAAGATGCACATTGTGGAGCAGACTGAATTTATCGATGATCAGACTTTTCAGCCTCATCGAAGCACGGCCCTACAGCCCTATATCAAGAGAGCTGCTGCAACCAAGCTGGCATCAGCTGAAAAACTCATGTACTTTTGCACTGACCAGCTGGGGCTGGAGCAGGACTTTGAGCAAAAACAAATGCCAGACGGAAAGCTGCTGATTGATGGTTTTCTTCTTGGTATTGATGTCAGCAGGGGCATGAATAGGAATTTTGATGACCAGCTCAAGTTTGTCTCCAATCTCTACAATCAgcttgcaaaaacaaaaaagcccataGTGGTGGTCCTGACCAAGTGTGATGAAGGTGTTGAGCGGTACATTAGAGATGCACATACTTTTGCCTTAAGCAAAAAGAACCTCCAGGTTGTGGAGACCTCAGCAAGATCCAATGTAAATGTGGACTTAGCTTTTAGCACCTTAGTGCAACTCATTGATAAAAGTCGgggaaagacaaaaatcattcCTTATTTTGAGGCTCTAAAGCAGCAGAGTCAGCAGATAGCTACAGCAAAGGACAAATATGAGTGGCTGGTGAGTCGCATTGtgaaaaaccacaatgagaattGGCAGAGTGTCAGCCGAAAGATGCAGGCCTCTCCAGAGTACCAGGACTATATCTACCTGGAAGGGACTCAGAAAGCCAAGAAGCTATTTCTACAGCACATTCACCGCCTCAAGCACGAGCATATTGAGCGCAGGAGAAAGCTGTATCTGGCAGCCCTGCCATTAGCTTTCGAAGCTCTCATATCTAATCTAGATGAAATTGACCACCTAAGCTGCATAAAAGCCAAAAAGCTCTTAGAAACCAAGCCAGAATTCTTGAAGTGGTTTGTTGTGCTTGAAGAGACACCATGGGATGCCACCAGCCACATTGACAACATGGAAAACGAACGGATTCCCTTTGACTTAATGGACACCGTCCCTGCAGAGCAGCTGTACGAGGCCCACTTAGAGAAGCTGAGGAACGAGAGGAAAAGAGCTGAGATGAGAAGGGCATTTAAAGAAAACCTGGAGACCTCTCCTTTCATAACTCCTGGAAAGCCTTGGGAAGAAGCCCGTAGTTTTATTATGAATGAAGATTTCTACCAGTGGCTGGAAGAATCTGTATACATGGATATTTATGGCAAACACCAAAAGCAAATTATAGACAAAGCAAAAGAAGAGTTTCAGGAGTTGCTTTTGGAATATTCAGAATTGTTTTATGAGCTGGAACTGGATGCTAAGCCCAGCAAGGAGAAGATGGGTGTCATTCAGGATGTTCTGGGGGAGGAACAGCGATTTAAAGCATTACAAAAGCTCCAAGCAGAGCGTGATGCCCTTATTCTGAAGCACATTCATTTTGTGTACCACCCAACAAAGGAGACATGCCCCAGCTGCCCAGCTTGTGTGGATGCTAAGATTGAGCACTTGGTTAGTTCTCGGTTTATCCGACCGTCTGACCGGAATCAGAAAAATTCACTCTCTGACCCCAACATTGATAGAATCAACTTGGTTATCTTGGGCAAAGATGGCCTTGCCCGAGAGTTGGCCAATGAGATTCGAGCTCTTTGTACAAATGATGACAAGTATGTGATAGATGGTAAAATGTATGAGCTTTCCCTGAGGCCAATAGAAGGGAATGTCAGGCTTCCTGTGAACTCTTTCCAGACGCCAACATTTCAGCCCCATGGCTGTCTCTGCCTTTACAATTCAAAGGAATCGTTATCCTATGTAGTGGAGAGTATAGAGAAAAGTAGAGAGTCCACACTTGGCAGGCGAGAAAATCATTTAGTCCATCTCCCCCTGACATTAATTTTGGTTAACAAGAGAGGAGACACCAGTGGAGAGACCCTGCACAGCTTAATACAACAAGGTCAGCAAATTGCTAGCAAGCTTCAGTGTGTCTTTCTTGACCCTGCTTCTGCTGGCATTGGTTACGGACGTAACATTAATGAAAAGCAAATTAGTCAAGTTTTGAAGGGACTCCTGGACTCTAAGCGTAACTTAAACCTGGTCAGTTCTACTGCTAGCATTAAAGATTTGGCTGATGTTGATCTGCGAATTGTTATGTGTCTTATGTGTGGAGATCCTTTTAGTGCAGATGACATACTCTTTCCTGTCCTTCAGTCCCAAACCTGTAAGTCTTCCCATTGTGGAAGCAACAACTCTGTTTTACTTGAACTACCAATCGGACTACACAAGAAGCGCATTGAACTGTCTATTCTTTCATACCATTCCTCGTTTAGCATCAGAAAGAGCCGGTTGGTTCATGGGTACATTGTTTTTTATTCAGCAAAACGTAAGGCCTCCTTGGCTATGTTACGTGCCTTTCTTAGTGAAGTGCAGGATATTATCCCCGTTCAACTTGTAGCACTCACTGATGGCGCTATAGACGTCCTCGACAATGACTTAAGTCGGGAACAGCTAACTGAGGGGGAGGAGATTGCTCAAGATATTGATGGAAGGTTCACAAGCATCCCCTGTAGCCAACCCCAGCATAAACTTGAgatctttcacccattttttaaagatgtggtGGAGAAAAAGAACATAATCGAGGCTACTCATATGTACGATAATGCTGCCGAGGCATGTAGTACGACAGAAGAGGTGTTTAACTCCCCCCGGGCAGGATCTCCGCTCTGCAACTCAAACCTGCAGGATTCGGAAGAGGATGTTGAGCCCCCATCTTACAGCCTGTTCCGAGAAGACACATCACTGCCCTCTCTGTCCAAAGACCATTCTAAGCTCTCTATGGAACTGGAGGGAAATGATGGGTTGTCTTTCATCATGAGCAATTTTGAGAGTAAACTGAACAACAAAGTACCTCCACCAGTCAAACCAAAGCCTCCTGTCCATTTTGAGATTACAAAAGGGGATCTATCTTATTTAGATCAAGGCCATAGGGATggacagagaaagtctgtgtcTTCTAGTCCCTGGCTGCCTCAGGATGGGTTTGATCCTTCTGACTATGCTGAACCCATGGATGCTGTGGTCAAGCCaaggaatgaagaagaaaacatataCTCTGTGCCCCATGATAGCACCCAAGGGAAAATCATTACCATTCGGAATATCAACAAAGCCCAGTCCAATGGCAGTGGGAATGGATCTGACAGTGAAATGGATACCAGCTCTTTAGAGCGAGGCCGCAAAGTGTCCATTGTGAGCAAGCCAGTGCTGTACAGGACGAGATGCACCCGGCTGGGGAGATTTGCTAGTTACCGAACCAGCTTCAGCGTGGGGAGTGATGATGAGCTGGGGCCCatcaggaagaaagaggaggatcAGGCATCCCAGGGTTATAAAGGGGACAATGCTGTCATTCCATATGAAACAGACGAAGACCCAAGGAGGAGGAATATTCTTCGCAGTCTAAGGAGGAACACTAAG
- the ARHGAP35 gene encoding rho GTPase-activating protein 35 isoform X3 → MMMARKQDVRIPTYNISVVGLSGTEKEKGQCGIGKSCLCNRFVRPSADEFHLDHTSVLSTSDFGGRVVNNDHFLYWGEVSRSLEDCVECKMHIVEQTEFIDDQTFQPHRSTALQPYIKRAAATKLASAEKLMYFCTDQLGLEQDFEQKQMPDGKLLIDGFLLGIDVSRGMNRNFDDQLKFVSNLYNQLAKTKKPIVVVLTKCDEGVERYIRDAHTFALSKKNLQVVETSARSNVNVDLAFSTLVQLIDKSRGKTKIIPYFEALKQQSQQIATAKDKYEWLVSRIVKNHNENWQSVSRKMQASPEYQDYIYLEGTQKAKKLFLQHIHRLKHEHIERRRKLYLAALPLAFEALISNLDEIDHLSCIKAKKLLETKPEFLKWFVVLEETPWDATSHIDNMENERIPFDLMDTVPAEQLYEAHLEKLRNERKRAEMRRAFKENLETSPFITPGKPWEEARSFIMNEDFYQWLEESVYMDIYGKHQKQIIDKAKEEFQELLLEYSELFYELELDAKPSKEKMGVIQDVLGEEQRFKALQKLQAERDALILKHIHFVYHPTKETCPSCPACVDAKIEHLVSSRFIRPSDRNQKNSLSDPNIDRINLVILGKDGLARELANEIRALCTNDDKYVIDGKMYELSLRPIEGNVRLPVNSFQTPTFQPHGCLCLYNSKESLSYVVESIEKSRESTLGRRENHLVHLPLTLILVNKRGDTSGETLHSLIQQGQQIASKLQCVFLDPASAGIGYGRNINEKQISQVLKGLLDSKRNLNLVSSTASIKDLADVDLRIVMCLMCGDPFSADDILFPVLQSQTCKSSHCGSNNSVLLELPIGLHKKRIELSILSYHSSFSIRKSRLVHGYIVFYSAKRKASLAMLRAFLSEVQDIIPVQLVALTDGAIDVLDNDLSREQLTEGEEIAQDIDGRFTSIPCSQPQHKLEIFHPFFKDVVEKKNIIEATHMYDNAAEACSTTEEVFNSPRAGSPLCNSNLQDSEEDVEPPSYSLFREDTSLPSLSKDHSKLSMELEGNDGLSFIMSNFESKLNNKVPPPVKPKPPVHFEITKGDLSYLDQGHRDGQRKSVSSSPWLPQDGFDPSDYAEPMDAVVKPRNEEENIYSVPHDSTQGKIITIRNINKAQSNGSGNGSDSEMDTSSLERGRKVSIVSKPVLYRTRCTRLGRFASYRTSFSVGSDDELGPIRKKEEDQASQGYKGDNAVIPYETDEDPRRRNILRSLRRNTKKPKPKSRPSITKATWESNYFGVPLTTVVTPEKPIPVFIERCIEYIEATGLSTEGIYRVSGNKSEMESLQRQFDQDHNLDLAEKDFTVNTVAGAMKSFFSELPDPLVPYSMQIDLVEAHT, encoded by the coding sequence ATGATGATGGCAAGAAAGCAAGATGTCCGCATTCCCACCTACAACATCAGTGTGGTGGGATTGTCTGGGACAGAGAAGGAGAAGGGCCAGTGTGGCATTGGGAAGTCTTGTCTGTGCAACCGCTTTGTGCGCCCGAGTGCTGATGAGTTTCATTTGGACCATACCTCTGTCCTCAGCACCAGTGACTTTGGTGGGCGAGTGGTCAATAATGACCACTTTCTTTACTGGGGAGAAGTTAGCCGCTCCCTGGAGGATTGTGTGGAATGTAAGATGCACATTGTGGAGCAGACTGAATTTATCGATGATCAGACTTTTCAGCCTCATCGAAGCACGGCCCTACAGCCCTATATCAAGAGAGCTGCTGCAACCAAGCTGGCATCAGCTGAAAAACTCATGTACTTTTGCACTGACCAGCTGGGGCTGGAGCAGGACTTTGAGCAAAAACAAATGCCAGACGGAAAGCTGCTGATTGATGGTTTTCTTCTTGGTATTGATGTCAGCAGGGGCATGAATAGGAATTTTGATGACCAGCTCAAGTTTGTCTCCAATCTCTACAATCAgcttgcaaaaacaaaaaagcccataGTGGTGGTCCTGACCAAGTGTGATGAAGGTGTTGAGCGGTACATTAGAGATGCACATACTTTTGCCTTAAGCAAAAAGAACCTCCAGGTTGTGGAGACCTCAGCAAGATCCAATGTAAATGTGGACTTAGCTTTTAGCACCTTAGTGCAACTCATTGATAAAAGTCGgggaaagacaaaaatcattcCTTATTTTGAGGCTCTAAAGCAGCAGAGTCAGCAGATAGCTACAGCAAAGGACAAATATGAGTGGCTGGTGAGTCGCATTGtgaaaaaccacaatgagaattGGCAGAGTGTCAGCCGAAAGATGCAGGCCTCTCCAGAGTACCAGGACTATATCTACCTGGAAGGGACTCAGAAAGCCAAGAAGCTATTTCTACAGCACATTCACCGCCTCAAGCACGAGCATATTGAGCGCAGGAGAAAGCTGTATCTGGCAGCCCTGCCATTAGCTTTCGAAGCTCTCATATCTAATCTAGATGAAATTGACCACCTAAGCTGCATAAAAGCCAAAAAGCTCTTAGAAACCAAGCCAGAATTCTTGAAGTGGTTTGTTGTGCTTGAAGAGACACCATGGGATGCCACCAGCCACATTGACAACATGGAAAACGAACGGATTCCCTTTGACTTAATGGACACCGTCCCTGCAGAGCAGCTGTACGAGGCCCACTTAGAGAAGCTGAGGAACGAGAGGAAAAGAGCTGAGATGAGAAGGGCATTTAAAGAAAACCTGGAGACCTCTCCTTTCATAACTCCTGGAAAGCCTTGGGAAGAAGCCCGTAGTTTTATTATGAATGAAGATTTCTACCAGTGGCTGGAAGAATCTGTATACATGGATATTTATGGCAAACACCAAAAGCAAATTATAGACAAAGCAAAAGAAGAGTTTCAGGAGTTGCTTTTGGAATATTCAGAATTGTTTTATGAGCTGGAACTGGATGCTAAGCCCAGCAAGGAGAAGATGGGTGTCATTCAGGATGTTCTGGGGGAGGAACAGCGATTTAAAGCATTACAAAAGCTCCAAGCAGAGCGTGATGCCCTTATTCTGAAGCACATTCATTTTGTGTACCACCCAACAAAGGAGACATGCCCCAGCTGCCCAGCTTGTGTGGATGCTAAGATTGAGCACTTGGTTAGTTCTCGGTTTATCCGACCGTCTGACCGGAATCAGAAAAATTCACTCTCTGACCCCAACATTGATAGAATCAACTTGGTTATCTTGGGCAAAGATGGCCTTGCCCGAGAGTTGGCCAATGAGATTCGAGCTCTTTGTACAAATGATGACAAGTATGTGATAGATGGTAAAATGTATGAGCTTTCCCTGAGGCCAATAGAAGGGAATGTCAGGCTTCCTGTGAACTCTTTCCAGACGCCAACATTTCAGCCCCATGGCTGTCTCTGCCTTTACAATTCAAAGGAATCGTTATCCTATGTAGTGGAGAGTATAGAGAAAAGTAGAGAGTCCACACTTGGCAGGCGAGAAAATCATTTAGTCCATCTCCCCCTGACATTAATTTTGGTTAACAAGAGAGGAGACACCAGTGGAGAGACCCTGCACAGCTTAATACAACAAGGTCAGCAAATTGCTAGCAAGCTTCAGTGTGTCTTTCTTGACCCTGCTTCTGCTGGCATTGGTTACGGACGTAACATTAATGAAAAGCAAATTAGTCAAGTTTTGAAGGGACTCCTGGACTCTAAGCGTAACTTAAACCTGGTCAGTTCTACTGCTAGCATTAAAGATTTGGCTGATGTTGATCTGCGAATTGTTATGTGTCTTATGTGTGGAGATCCTTTTAGTGCAGATGACATACTCTTTCCTGTCCTTCAGTCCCAAACCTGTAAGTCTTCCCATTGTGGAAGCAACAACTCTGTTTTACTTGAACTACCAATCGGACTACACAAGAAGCGCATTGAACTGTCTATTCTTTCATACCATTCCTCGTTTAGCATCAGAAAGAGCCGGTTGGTTCATGGGTACATTGTTTTTTATTCAGCAAAACGTAAGGCCTCCTTGGCTATGTTACGTGCCTTTCTTAGTGAAGTGCAGGATATTATCCCCGTTCAACTTGTAGCACTCACTGATGGCGCTATAGACGTCCTCGACAATGACTTAAGTCGGGAACAGCTAACTGAGGGGGAGGAGATTGCTCAAGATATTGATGGAAGGTTCACAAGCATCCCCTGTAGCCAACCCCAGCATAAACTTGAgatctttcacccattttttaaagatgtggtGGAGAAAAAGAACATAATCGAGGCTACTCATATGTACGATAATGCTGCCGAGGCATGTAGTACGACAGAAGAGGTGTTTAACTCCCCCCGGGCAGGATCTCCGCTCTGCAACTCAAACCTGCAGGATTCGGAAGAGGATGTTGAGCCCCCATCTTACAGCCTGTTCCGAGAAGACACATCACTGCCCTCTCTGTCCAAAGACCATTCTAAGCTCTCTATGGAACTGGAGGGAAATGATGGGTTGTCTTTCATCATGAGCAATTTTGAGAGTAAACTGAACAACAAAGTACCTCCACCAGTCAAACCAAAGCCTCCTGTCCATTTTGAGATTACAAAAGGGGATCTATCTTATTTAGATCAAGGCCATAGGGATggacagagaaagtctgtgtcTTCTAGTCCCTGGCTGCCTCAGGATGGGTTTGATCCTTCTGACTATGCTGAACCCATGGATGCTGTGGTCAAGCCaaggaatgaagaagaaaacatataCTCTGTGCCCCATGATAGCACCCAAGGGAAAATCATTACCATTCGGAATATCAACAAAGCCCAGTCCAATGGCAGTGGGAATGGATCTGACAGTGAAATGGATACCAGCTCTTTAGAGCGAGGCCGCAAAGTGTCCATTGTGAGCAAGCCAGTGCTGTACAGGACGAGATGCACCCGGCTGGGGAGATTTGCTAGTTACCGAACCAGCTTCAGCGTGGGGAGTGATGATGAGCTGGGGCCCatcaggaagaaagaggaggatcAGGCATCCCAGGGTTATAAAGGGGACAATGCTGTCATTCCATATGAAACAGACGAAGACCCAAGGAGGAGGAATATTCTTCGCAGTCTAAGGAGGAACACTAAG